Proteins from a genomic interval of Gluconacetobacter diazotrophicus PA1 5:
- a CDS encoding amine dehydrogenase large subunit translates to MAISHDRTGLTESRRVPRGLAVPGALLAARLAVAVAVAGAPAPSRAAVPPVLEAEQSDVATLPPFAPHWVLPPTARTAYTLYDADAGRILGTIPAGIVGNIALSPDRRSVYVADTIWSRVDHGTRQDLLQEYDARTLSLRREITLPPRALAVYQSRDFALSADGRWAYSFNMSPATSVTVVDLAHAAVARTVDIPGCALVYPWKSGGFSSLCGDGSLTNVGYDGGKPTVTHTTPFFDANTDPIFEGAPVDRATGHALFVSYTGKVYDAALGQAPVIAAPWSIQQAAGQPAAGTGVQELAWRPGGSQPFAWNRATGHLFVLMHTGTYWTHKNPGTEVWELDPARHALVRRIDLPAPARGIAVSADAAPLLYAAAQDGTMAVIDVRTGTLRRSIEAQAGPMLLAPDL, encoded by the coding sequence ATGGCGATATCTCATGACCGGACCGGCCTGACGGAAAGCCGCCGCGTGCCGCGCGGCCTGGCGGTGCCGGGCGCGCTGCTGGCCGCCCGACTGGCCGTGGCGGTGGCCGTGGCGGGGGCGCCCGCGCCGTCCCGCGCCGCCGTCCCCCCGGTGCTGGAGGCGGAACAGAGCGACGTCGCCACCCTGCCGCCTTTCGCCCCGCACTGGGTCCTGCCGCCCACCGCCCGCACCGCCTACACGCTCTATGACGCCGATGCCGGGCGCATCCTCGGCACCATTCCCGCCGGCATCGTGGGCAATATCGCGCTGTCGCCCGACCGGCGCAGCGTCTATGTGGCCGATACGATCTGGTCGCGCGTCGACCACGGCACGCGGCAGGACCTGCTGCAGGAATATGACGCCCGCACCCTGTCCCTGCGGCGCGAAATCACGCTGCCGCCCCGGGCGCTGGCGGTGTACCAGTCGCGCGACTTCGCCCTCAGCGCCGACGGCAGATGGGCCTACAGCTTCAACATGAGCCCGGCGACATCGGTCACGGTCGTCGACCTGGCCCATGCCGCGGTGGCGCGGACGGTCGACATCCCCGGCTGCGCCCTGGTCTATCCCTGGAAATCGGGCGGCTTCTCCAGCCTGTGCGGCGACGGTTCGCTGACCAATGTCGGCTATGACGGCGGCAAGCCCACCGTCACCCACACCACCCCGTTCTTCGACGCGAACACCGACCCGATCTTCGAGGGCGCGCCGGTGGACCGCGCCACCGGCCACGCCCTGTTCGTCTCCTATACCGGCAAGGTCTATGACGCGGCGCTGGGCCAGGCGCCCGTGATCGCGGCCCCCTGGTCCATCCAGCAGGCGGCGGGCCAGCCGGCGGCGGGCACCGGGGTGCAGGAACTGGCATGGCGTCCCGGCGGGTCGCAGCCCTTCGCCTGGAACCGCGCCACCGGGCACCTGTTCGTGCTGATGCACACCGGCACCTACTGGACGCACAAGAACCCGGGCACCGAGGTCTGGGAACTCGATCCCGCCCGCCACGCGCTGGTGCGGCGCATCGACCTGCCCGCGCCCGCCCGCGGCATCGCGGTCAGCGCGGATGCCGCGCCGCTGCTCTACGCCGCGGCCCAGGACGGGACGATGGCGGTCATCGACGTGCGCACCGGCACGCTCCGCCGCAGTATCGAGGCCCAGGCCGGCCCCATGCTGCTGGCGCCCGACCTGTGA
- a CDS encoding thioredoxin domain-containing protein, whose protein sequence is MIDSHSMAALDTSAILAWTQVLDWLLLLALVPVLALLFRRMRRLFARVAPVGALMTSGGPAPGVRLPSRILRALDGGEVALGGSRADGGSTLLLFVSGACPISRKMLPIAGDFTRREAIDLLCLGDDTDAMQHDLTARFAISPSRFVNDPEIGRMLGVDKLPFAFLLDATGTIVAKGLVNSREHLESLVVAGETGHVSVQSYLDARPHAA, encoded by the coding sequence ATGATCGATTCCCATTCCATGGCCGCGCTGGATACCAGCGCCATCCTGGCCTGGACCCAGGTGCTGGACTGGCTGCTGCTGCTGGCGCTGGTGCCGGTGCTGGCGCTGCTGTTCCGGCGCATGCGCCGCCTGTTCGCCCGCGTGGCGCCCGTGGGCGCGCTGATGACGTCCGGCGGTCCCGCCCCCGGCGTGCGCCTGCCGTCCCGCATCCTGCGCGCGCTGGACGGGGGCGAGGTCGCGCTGGGCGGCAGCCGCGCCGACGGCGGCAGCACGCTGCTGCTGTTCGTCTCCGGCGCCTGCCCCATCTCGCGCAAGATGCTGCCCATCGCGGGGGATTTCACGCGTCGCGAAGCCATCGACCTGCTGTGCCTGGGCGACGATACCGACGCGATGCAGCACGACCTGACCGCGCGGTTCGCCATTTCACCGTCCCGTTTCGTGAACGATCCGGAAATCGGCCGCATGCTGGGGGTGGACAAGCTGCCCTTCGCGTTCCTGCTGGATGCGACGGGCACGATCGTGGCCAAGGGCCTGGTCAACAGCCGCGAACATCTGGAAAGCCTGGTCGTGGCAGGCGAAACCGGCCATGTGTCCGTGCAATCCTACCTGGATGCCCGCCCTCACGCGGCCTGA
- a CDS encoding methylamine dehydrogenase light chain: MPVSFLDTLGETVTRRLAARSSRRGMLGRIGAAMAVAPAFPLLPVARADAAPAATPAATSGPAPATPDPALSDFERRAQSADPTKCTYWRHCAIDGVLCGCCGGGVHSCPPGTQPSPVSWIGTCRNPDDGRAYVIAYRDCCGRSLCAAPKSCSCNTADREMPIYRPQASNDIIWCFGTASNAYHCSTAAIIGQAG, translated from the coding sequence ATGCCGGTCTCTTTCCTCGACACGCTGGGCGAAACCGTCACCCGGCGCCTGGCGGCACGTTCGTCGCGGCGCGGCATGCTGGGGCGCATCGGCGCCGCCATGGCGGTCGCGCCCGCCTTCCCGCTGCTGCCGGTCGCCCGGGCCGATGCCGCGCCCGCCGCCACGCCCGCCGCTACGTCCGGTCCCGCCCCGGCGACGCCCGACCCCGCGCTCAGCGATTTCGAACGCCGCGCGCAATCCGCCGATCCCACCAAATGCACGTACTGGCGCCATTGCGCGATCGACGGCGTACTGTGCGGCTGCTGCGGCGGCGGGGTGCACAGTTGCCCGCCCGGCACCCAGCCCTCGCCGGTGTCGTGGATCGGCACCTGCCGCAACCCCGATGACGGCCGCGCCTACGTCATCGCCTATCGCGACTGCTGCGGCCGCAGCCTCTGCGCCGCCCCCAAATCCTGTTCGTGCAACACCGCCGACCGCGAAATGCCGATCTATCGGCCGCAGGCCAGCAACGATATCATCTGGTGCTTCGGCACGGCCTCGAACGCCTATCATTGCTCGACCGCCGCGATCATCGGCCAGGCCGGCTGA
- a CDS encoding MauE/DoxX family redox-associated membrane protein, with protein sequence MMDSFDHAVAPVTAALLAGGVGVLLLAAGIAKLRDRDTFLGTLAAYRLVPDPLLGPAAWALGAVETVLGTMLLGGVSVRAAGYGAALLFVLFALSMAVNVMRGRTDLSCGCLPGLASARLSWGAVARTLLLAPPALLPGLAGLPAAALLRYQSLAAGACLLALGLAASHLLPAGAEEPSA encoded by the coding sequence ATGATGGATTCGTTCGACCACGCAGTCGCGCCGGTAACGGCGGCGCTGCTCGCCGGGGGCGTCGGCGTGCTGCTGCTGGCCGCCGGGATTGCGAAACTGCGTGATCGCGACACGTTCCTTGGCACGCTCGCCGCCTACCGGCTGGTGCCCGATCCGCTGCTCGGCCCCGCCGCCTGGGCGCTGGGGGCGGTGGAAACCGTCCTGGGCACGATGCTGCTGGGCGGGGTGTCCGTGCGCGCGGCCGGGTACGGGGCCGCCCTGCTGTTCGTGCTGTTCGCGCTGTCCATGGCGGTCAACGTGATGCGCGGCCGGACCGACCTGTCCTGCGGCTGCCTGCCGGGCCTGGCCTCGGCGCGGCTGTCGTGGGGCGCGGTGGCCCGCACGCTGCTGCTGGCGCCGCCGGCGCTGCTGCCCGGCCTTGCCGGCCTGCCCGCCGCCGCCCTGCTGCGCTATCAGTCCCTGGCCGCCGGGGCCTGCCTGCTGGCGCTGGGGCTGGCCGCATCGCACCTGCTGCCCGCCGGTGCCGAGGAACCGTCCGCATGA
- a CDS encoding thioredoxin-like domain-containing protein, with protein MMTALIVSQILLFAAIVVLVLVVLALARQIGVLHERIAPIGLQQPQSGLDVGQVIPRITMRTLSGAPFPMGEALPPGTVRMLLFVAPDCPVCKRVLPVALDVARDRGLDPVLVGDGAAPELVAMRDRMGLGGVAFVTGVELGLVLQVSRLPTLVLLDSNGTILAKDVVNTRRQVEALIPAAAGRAA; from the coding sequence ATGATGACTGCCCTGATCGTCTCGCAGATCCTGCTGTTCGCCGCGATCGTCGTCCTGGTCCTGGTCGTGCTGGCCCTGGCCCGCCAGATCGGGGTGCTGCACGAACGCATCGCCCCCATCGGCCTGCAGCAGCCCCAGTCCGGGCTGGATGTCGGGCAGGTGATTCCGCGCATCACCATGCGCACCCTGTCCGGCGCGCCGTTCCCGATGGGCGAGGCCCTGCCGCCGGGCACCGTGCGCATGCTGCTGTTCGTGGCGCCCGACTGCCCGGTCTGCAAGCGCGTGCTGCCCGTCGCGCTGGACGTGGCGCGCGATCGCGGACTGGACCCGGTCCTGGTCGGGGACGGCGCCGCGCCCGAACTGGTCGCGATGCGCGACCGGATGGGCCTGGGCGGCGTCGCCTTCGTCACGGGGGTCGAACTGGGCCTGGTGCTGCAGGTCAGCCGCCTGCCGACCCTGGTGCTGCTGGATTCCAACGGCACCATCCTGGCGAAGGACGTGGTCAATACGCGGCGGCAGGTCGAAGCCCTGATCCCCGCCGCCGCCGGGCGGGCGGCGTAG
- the gabT gene encoding 4-aminobutyrate--2-oxoglutarate transaminase, giving the protein MSSTNSDLQARREAAVPRGVASATAIHAARAENAELWDVEGRRYIDFAGGIAVLNVGHRHPRVMEAVRRQAELFTHTAFQVAPYESYIALAERLNGLAPFPGPAKTILFSTGAEATENAVKIARAATGRSGVVAFTGAFHGRSLLASALTGKVRPYKAPFGSMPAGVYHVPFPAGEVTVEDSLKALDFLFAADIDPAQVAAIIIEPVQGEGGFRPTPAALLRALRAVCDTHGIVLIADEVQTGFARTGRLFGIELSGVAPDLVCIAKSLGGGFPLSGVIGRAALMDAVGPGGLGGTYAGAPIACAAALAVLDVIAEEGLVERANAIGALIRDRLEGMRGRRGLTPISAPRGPGAMIGFDILEGPDGPVRVGGAAAICARAAERGLILLSCGIQGETVRILVPLTAPDSLIEEGLAVIEQALAL; this is encoded by the coding sequence ATGTCATCCACCAATTCCGATCTTCAGGCCCGGCGCGAGGCCGCGGTGCCGCGCGGCGTCGCATCGGCCACCGCCATCCATGCCGCGCGGGCGGAGAATGCCGAGCTGTGGGATGTCGAGGGGCGGCGCTATATCGACTTCGCCGGCGGCATCGCGGTGCTGAATGTCGGCCATCGCCACCCCCGTGTGATGGAGGCGGTGCGGCGGCAGGCGGAGCTGTTCACCCACACCGCGTTCCAGGTCGCGCCGTATGAATCCTACATCGCCCTGGCCGAGCGGCTGAACGGGCTGGCGCCGTTTCCCGGCCCGGCGAAGACCATCCTGTTTTCGACCGGGGCCGAGGCGACCGAGAACGCCGTGAAGATCGCCCGCGCGGCGACCGGGCGCAGCGGCGTCGTGGCCTTTACCGGCGCCTTCCACGGCCGGTCGCTGCTGGCGTCGGCGCTGACCGGCAAGGTCCGGCCGTACAAGGCGCCGTTCGGCAGCATGCCGGCGGGCGTCTATCACGTGCCGTTCCCGGCCGGGGAGGTCACGGTCGAGGACAGCCTGAAGGCGCTGGATTTCCTGTTCGCGGCCGATATCGATCCGGCGCAGGTGGCCGCCATCATCATCGAGCCGGTACAGGGCGAGGGCGGATTCCGTCCGACCCCCGCCGCCCTGCTGCGGGCGCTGCGCGCGGTCTGCGATACGCACGGGATCGTGCTGATCGCCGACGAGGTGCAGACCGGCTTCGCGCGGACCGGGCGGCTGTTCGGCATCGAACTGTCGGGCGTGGCGCCGGACCTGGTCTGTATCGCGAAATCGCTGGGCGGCGGCTTTCCGCTGTCGGGCGTGATCGGCCGCGCCGCGCTGATGGATGCGGTGGGGCCCGGCGGGCTGGGCGGGACCTATGCCGGGGCGCCGATCGCCTGCGCGGCGGCGCTGGCGGTCCTGGACGTCATTGCCGAAGAGGGGCTGGTGGAGCGGGCGAACGCGATCGGCGCCCTGATCCGCGACCGGCTGGAGGGGATGCGCGGCCGGCGCGGCCTGACGCCGATCAGCGCGCCGCGCGGACCGGGAGCCATGATCGGCTTCGACATCCTGGAGGGGCCGGACGGGCCGGTGCGCGTCGGCGGGGCCGCCGCGATCTGCGCCCGCGCCGCCGAACGGGGGCTGATCCTGCTGTCATGCGGCATCCAGGGCGAGACGGTGCGCATCCTGGTGCCGCTGACGGCGCCGGACAGCCTGATCGAGGAAGGGCTGGCGGTCATCGAGCAGGCGCTGGCGCTTTAA
- a CDS encoding EAL domain-containing protein, producing MTASPPSSRAPCQACHDHQDLFPFTMAFQPVVDLVNRRIDGYEALVRGPGGEGAPSVLAQVTEENLYAFDQACRTRAIRLASRLGLDRRLSINFLPNAVYNPRACIQATLQAARESDFPLENLTFEILETEHLTETKHLQDIIGEYHHHGFKVALDDFPTGQSGLMRLADLKPDIIKIDRALVQDCDRDQVRRTIIAGIIRIATDLGVKVVIEGVERLEEVRALHAVGGRFFQGFFFARPLFEQIARDGDIDWPVMA from the coding sequence ATGACAGCATCACCCCCGTCCAGTCGCGCCCCCTGCCAGGCCTGCCACGACCATCAGGATCTGTTTCCGTTCACGATGGCCTTCCAGCCCGTCGTCGATCTGGTGAATCGCCGCATCGACGGGTACGAGGCCCTGGTTCGCGGCCCCGGGGGCGAGGGCGCGCCGAGCGTCCTGGCGCAGGTCACGGAGGAAAACCTGTATGCTTTCGATCAGGCGTGCCGCACCCGGGCCATCCGGCTGGCGTCCCGGCTTGGGCTGGACCGCCGCCTGAGCATCAATTTCCTGCCCAACGCCGTCTATAACCCGCGCGCCTGCATCCAGGCGACGCTGCAGGCCGCCCGCGAAAGCGATTTTCCCCTGGAAAACCTGACCTTCGAGATCCTCGAGACCGAACATCTGACCGAGACGAAGCACCTGCAGGACATCATCGGCGAATATCATCACCATGGCTTCAAGGTCGCCCTGGACGATTTCCCGACCGGACAGTCCGGGCTGATGCGGCTGGCCGATCTCAAGCCCGACATCATCAAGATCGACCGGGCCCTGGTACAGGATTGCGACCGGGACCAGGTGCGCCGCACGATCATCGCCGGCATCATACGAATTGCCACCGATCTGGGCGTCAAGGTCGTGATCGAGGGCGTGGAGCGTCTTGAGGAGGTGCGGGCCCTGCACGCCGTGGGCGGCCGCTTCTTCCAGGGGTTCTTCTTCGCACGGCCGCTGTTCGAGCAGATCGCGCGGGACGGCGATATCGACTGGCCCGTCATGGCCTGA
- a CDS encoding Na+/H+ antiporter gives MHDVIVGLILLFVAAISSLFSRLLPVPIPLPLWQIALGVVGSVAGLHVVLNPDMFMLLFIPPLLFRDAFRMPTREFGQLRGIIFALAVPMVVGTTILCGYAVHWLIPVLALPACFALAAVLSPTDAVARGRACWGPSVPRTIVHRCWTANPCLNDASGLVCFRFAAVAAVTGAFSLRGALATFGLLSLGGIAIGILVCYAAARLDRMLLRRGYDDPPTQVTFMLLLPFAAYLLAELVGCSGILAAVAGGMTAKLTGVLQETQITTRLQARTTWDMVGFVFNSIIFLLLGLQLPDLAGNGIALVRQAGRSPWLLLLVIVAIHLAMCVLRFAGLWIILAVAAWRARHERGAMHWPGLRTVLVGTVAGVRGAVTLAAVLSLPQAVGDVPGFPDRDLLVTLATGVILVSLLAASLTLPWLARGMPAGQVDPQAREVDWARLVLLRTMIRAMRDEQAALTARAKIRDEAGETRIEIIARLMQEYENRLGQLQRDGDGAASAAQVGSIRRMRLELAIRLTNLRASRIELRNLRAAQYVNDETESLLQQEMDYEEQVLRNRARTLPRVA, from the coding sequence ATGCACGACGTCATCGTGGGGTTGATCCTGCTGTTCGTGGCCGCGATCAGCAGCCTGTTTTCCCGGCTTCTGCCCGTGCCCATCCCGCTGCCGCTGTGGCAGATCGCGCTGGGGGTGGTGGGGTCCGTGGCGGGGCTGCATGTCGTGCTGAACCCCGACATGTTCATGCTGCTGTTCATTCCGCCGCTGCTGTTCCGCGATGCGTTCCGCATGCCGACGCGCGAATTCGGCCAGTTGCGCGGCATCATCTTCGCCCTGGCGGTGCCGATGGTGGTGGGGACCACCATCCTGTGCGGCTATGCCGTGCACTGGCTGATCCCGGTGCTGGCGCTGCCGGCCTGCTTCGCGCTGGCCGCCGTGCTGTCGCCGACCGACGCGGTGGCCCGTGGGCGGGCATGCTGGGGGCCGTCCGTGCCGCGCACCATCGTCCACCGCTGCTGGACGGCGAATCCCTGCTTGAACGACGCGTCCGGCCTGGTCTGCTTCCGGTTCGCGGCGGTGGCCGCCGTAACGGGGGCGTTCTCGCTGCGCGGCGCGCTGGCCACGTTCGGCCTGCTGTCGCTGGGCGGAATCGCGATCGGCATCCTGGTCTGCTACGCGGCGGCGCGGCTGGACCGGATGCTGCTGCGCCGGGGGTACGACGACCCGCCGACCCAGGTCACCTTCATGCTGCTGCTGCCCTTCGCCGCCTACCTGCTGGCCGAACTCGTGGGGTGCTCGGGCATCCTGGCGGCGGTGGCGGGCGGCATGACGGCCAAGCTGACGGGCGTGCTGCAGGAAACCCAGATCACCACCCGCCTGCAGGCCCGCACGACGTGGGACATGGTCGGCTTCGTGTTCAATTCCATCATCTTCCTGCTGCTGGGCCTGCAGTTGCCCGACCTGGCGGGAAACGGGATCGCGCTGGTGCGGCAGGCGGGCCGGTCGCCCTGGCTGCTGCTTCTGGTCATCGTCGCCATCCACCTGGCCATGTGCGTGCTGCGCTTCGCGGGGTTGTGGATCATCCTGGCGGTGGCGGCGTGGCGGGCCCGGCACGAACGCGGGGCGATGCACTGGCCGGGCCTGCGCACCGTGCTGGTCGGCACGGTCGCGGGGGTGCGCGGCGCGGTCACGCTGGCGGCGGTGCTGTCCCTGCCGCAGGCGGTGGGGGACGTGCCGGGCTTTCCCGACCGCGACCTGCTGGTGACGCTGGCCACCGGGGTCATCCTGGTGTCGCTGCTGGCGGCCAGCCTGACCCTGCCCTGGCTGGCGCGCGGCATGCCGGCCGGGCAGGTCGACCCCCAGGCGCGCGAGGTCGACTGGGCGCGGCTGGTGCTGCTGCGCACGATGATCCGCGCCATGCGCGACGAACAGGCGGCCCTGACCGCGCGGGCCAAGATCCGCGACGAGGCCGGCGAAACCCGGATCGAGATCATCGCCCGCCTGATGCAGGAATATGAAAACCGCCTGGGCCAGTTGCAGCGCGACGGTGACGGCGCGGCCAGCGCGGCGCAGGTCGGGTCGATCCGGCGCATGCGCCTGGAACTGGCGATCCGCCTGACCAACCTGCGCGCGTCGCGGATCGAACTGCGCAACCTGCGCGCCGCCCAGTACGTCAATGACGAAACCGAATCCCTGCTGCAGCAGGAAATGGATTACGAGGAACAGGTCCTGCGCAACCGCGCCCGGACCCTGCCACGCGTCGCGTGA
- the hisC gene encoding histidinol-phosphate transaminase: MSRFWSPVVHRLTPYVPGEQPKLTNLIKLNTNESPYGPPPGALEAIRAAADDTLRLYSDPTSERLRAAIAQAHDVGMDEIFVGNGSDEVLAHAFHALLQHDAPLLTPDITYSFYPVYCGLYGIAHQPVPLDDAMRIDVDDYRRPCAGLVLPNPNAPTGIALGLGQIETLLRAQPDRVVVIDEAYVDFGADTAIPLVRRFPNLLVVRTLSKSHALAGLRVGYAIGHPDLVEALNRVKDSFNSYPLDRLAQAGAAAAIADREWLARTTGKIIKTRIGLTSSLRGLGFEVLPSQANFVFARHPDRDAAHLAAALRERAIIVRHFRTPRIAEWLRITVGTDEECRVLTDALGTILTRNAD; this comes from the coding sequence ATGAGCCGTTTCTGGAGCCCCGTCGTCCACCGCCTGACGCCCTATGTCCCGGGCGAGCAGCCGAAACTGACGAACCTGATCAAGCTCAACACCAACGAATCGCCCTATGGCCCGCCGCCTGGCGCGCTGGAGGCGATTCGCGCCGCCGCCGACGATACGCTGCGGCTGTATTCCGACCCGACGTCCGAACGGCTGCGGGCCGCCATCGCGCAGGCCCACGATGTCGGCATGGACGAGATCTTCGTCGGCAACGGATCGGACGAGGTGCTGGCCCATGCCTTCCACGCGCTGCTGCAGCATGACGCGCCGCTGCTGACGCCCGACATCACCTACAGCTTCTATCCGGTCTATTGCGGGCTGTACGGCATCGCGCACCAGCCGGTGCCGCTGGACGACGCCATGCGGATCGACGTGGACGACTACCGGCGCCCCTGCGCCGGGCTGGTGCTGCCCAACCCCAACGCGCCGACCGGCATCGCGCTGGGGCTGGGACAGATCGAGACCCTGCTGCGCGCGCAGCCCGACCGGGTGGTGGTGATCGACGAGGCCTATGTCGATTTCGGCGCCGATACCGCGATTCCGCTGGTGCGGCGGTTTCCGAACCTGCTGGTGGTGCGCACCCTGTCGAAATCCCATGCCCTGGCCGGGCTGCGGGTCGGGTACGCGATCGGCCATCCCGACCTGGTCGAGGCGCTGAACCGCGTCAAGGACAGCTTCAATTCCTATCCGCTGGACCGGCTGGCCCAGGCCGGGGCCGCCGCCGCCATCGCCGATCGGGAATGGCTTGCACGAACCACGGGAAAGATCATAAAAACACGGATCGGGCTGACATCCAGCCTGAGGGGCCTGGGGTTCGAGGTATTGCCCTCGCAGGCGAATTTCGTGTTCGCCCGCCATCCTGATCGTGACGCCGCACACCTGGCCGCCGCCCTGCGGGAGCGGGCCATCATCGTGCGTCATTTCAGGACGCCCAGGATCGCGGAATGGCTGCGCATCACGGTCGGCACCGACGAGGAATGCCGGGTCCTGACCGATGCGCTGGGCACCATCCTGACCCGGAACGCGGACTGA
- a CDS encoding ankyrin repeat domain-containing protein produces MNQTPSPAPDQFSADDIAGLFLDAARDGQTDLVAAFLEAGINPDTCNDRGHSALILAAYNSHAETVACLIKGGATVDLRDGKGATALAGVAFKGDVEVARQLVAAGAAIDAPNHVGRTPLMFATMFNRAPMAAFLLECGADPDYRDGEGDSPRLLAARNGLAALTTLMPAARS; encoded by the coding sequence ATGAACCAGACGCCGTCCCCCGCCCCGGACCAATTCAGCGCCGACGACATCGCGGGCCTGTTCCTGGACGCGGCGCGGGACGGGCAGACCGACCTGGTCGCCGCCTTCCTGGAGGCCGGGATCAACCCCGACACCTGCAACGATCGCGGGCATTCCGCCCTGATCCTGGCGGCGTACAACAGCCATGCCGAAACCGTCGCCTGCCTGATCAAGGGGGGTGCCACGGTCGACCTGCGCGACGGCAAGGGGGCGACGGCGCTGGCCGGCGTGGCCTTCAAGGGCGACGTGGAGGTGGCGCGGCAACTGGTGGCGGCCGGCGCCGCGATCGACGCGCCGAACCATGTGGGGCGGACGCCGCTGATGTTCGCCACCATGTTCAACCGCGCGCCGATGGCCGCCTTCCTGCTGGAATGCGGGGCCGATCCCGACTACCGGGACGGCGAGGGCGACAGCCCCCGGCTGCTGGCCGCGCGGAACGGATTGGCCGCGCTGACGACGCTGATGCCGGCGGCGCGTTCCTGA
- a CDS encoding MBL fold metallo-hydrolase — MVSHCHYDHMDLDSLAFFARRDAPVVITPPGNARHLRGSGLRDVVECDWWQGHTVGGLRITCTPARHGSARTPFDRNRALWGGFDIRPAEGAAPSVFFAGDSAHGRHWGQIRARLGAPDVALLPVGAYDPRELMAAVHTTPEEAVAAMAELGAAQAIGMHFGTFRLTDEPFDEPLHRLAASCAAAGLDAGRFTWLAHGECRAFAAAAQPLLAQQAAR, encoded by the coding sequence GTGGTGTCGCACTGTCATTACGACCATATGGACCTGGACAGCCTGGCCTTCTTCGCCCGCCGCGACGCGCCGGTCGTCATCACGCCGCCGGGCAATGCGCGCCACCTGCGCGGGTCGGGCCTGCGCGACGTCGTGGAATGCGACTGGTGGCAGGGCCACACGGTCGGGGGGCTGCGCATCACCTGCACGCCGGCGCGCCACGGGTCGGCCCGCACGCCGTTCGACCGGAACCGGGCGCTGTGGGGCGGGTTCGACATCCGGCCGGCGGAGGGCGCGGCGCCTTCGGTCTTCTTCGCGGGCGACAGCGCGCACGGGCGGCACTGGGGGCAGATCCGCGCGCGGCTGGGCGCGCCGGACGTCGCCCTGCTGCCCGTGGGCGCCTATGACCCCCGCGAGCTGATGGCGGCGGTGCACACCACGCCCGAGGAAGCCGTGGCGGCGATGGCCGAACTGGGCGCGGCGCAGGCGATCGGCATGCATTTCGGCACCTTCCGCCTGACCGACGAGCCGTTCGACGAACCGCTGCACCGGCTGGCCGCGTCCTGCGCGGCGGCGGGGCTGGATGCCGGCCGGTTCACCTGGCTGGCGCATGGGGAATGCCGGGCCTTCGCCGCCGCGGCGCAGCCCCTACTCGCACAGCAGGCGGCCCGCTGA